The following proteins come from a genomic window of Gimesia chilikensis:
- a CDS encoding HEAT repeat domain-containing protein, which translates to MKSSHQEQIDRILEKLSQVRAQGLSCFGSDQHHFELNPPIQERLLLEFENEYRVKLPDEFRAFLLYAGNGGAGPYYGIAPLPIIRSKILDWPFEEPFEKVLDLPCPLYFRMKQASDWESEFGETDPYQGTMYIGTQGCSYYMLLIVTGEFRGRVVYVNDDDGSTPFITHEPDFLTWYERWLDELLAGQVSDWFGRSRGGTEAELRALLENPETSAADKADAIRAFWRFPDNSAETLELIPTFLSETDPDIRASACWMIRHFKLRGAEEAVAEQLSDPSPEVRQAVILTLMSFDPARWSEKVFSCLQDDDLDVTEIAFRTLQDAKQFSRFDLLDLVLVPPNESILLHALDGIEWKSEDQELLLRLLEYQNEKVRYDATLGLRDIRAWEAIETVIAVLEHETDSLVRGSILQMLGELDSVASRETLLAWMVKGDEVERMHAYEGLNKLGDERAKPLFQQLKQEKEHATQNDNTPDESVFQNRHWWWPWK; encoded by the coding sequence ATGAAATCGTCTCACCAGGAACAAATCGATCGGATTCTTGAGAAGCTAAGCCAGGTGCGTGCGCAGGGGCTAAGTTGTTTTGGATCAGACCAGCACCATTTTGAACTCAATCCGCCGATTCAAGAGCGGCTGCTGCTGGAATTCGAAAACGAATATCGAGTAAAACTGCCTGACGAATTCAGAGCATTTTTGCTGTATGCAGGGAATGGGGGCGCGGGTCCCTATTATGGAATTGCGCCCCTGCCAATCATCCGGAGTAAGATATTAGACTGGCCATTCGAAGAACCATTTGAGAAAGTACTTGACCTTCCCTGTCCGCTGTATTTCAGAATGAAGCAAGCTTCTGACTGGGAGAGTGAATTTGGAGAAACCGATCCCTATCAGGGAACGATGTACATCGGAACTCAGGGCTGTTCTTATTACATGCTGTTAATTGTCACGGGCGAATTCCGGGGGCGAGTTGTCTATGTCAACGATGATGATGGTTCTACACCGTTTATCACGCACGAGCCTGATTTCCTGACCTGGTACGAACGCTGGCTAGATGAGTTGTTGGCGGGTCAGGTGTCAGACTGGTTTGGTAGAAGCAGGGGAGGCACCGAGGCAGAACTGCGGGCGCTACTCGAGAATCCGGAGACGTCTGCTGCCGACAAGGCGGATGCGATCAGGGCCTTCTGGAGGTTCCCCGATAACTCTGCTGAGACGCTGGAACTGATTCCCACATTTCTGTCGGAAACAGATCCAGACATTCGCGCCAGTGCGTGTTGGATGATTCGTCACTTCAAGTTGCGCGGCGCGGAGGAAGCGGTGGCGGAACAGCTTTCCGACCCCTCGCCGGAAGTACGCCAGGCGGTGATCCTGACGCTGATGAGTTTTGACCCTGCGCGGTGGAGTGAAAAAGTCTTCTCGTGTCTGCAAGATGATGATCTGGATGTGACAGAAATCGCTTTCCGAACGTTACAAGATGCGAAGCAGTTCTCTCGATTTGATCTGTTAGACCTTGTTCTTGTGCCTCCCAATGAAAGTATTCTTCTGCATGCACTCGACGGCATCGAATGGAAGTCGGAAGATCAGGAGCTGCTGTTGAGATTGCTGGAATATCAGAATGAAAAAGTCCGTTATGATGCGACGCTGGGGTTGCGAGACATTCGTGCCTGGGAAGCGATTGAAACAGTGATCGCCGTGTTGGAACACGAGACGGACAGTCTGGTGCGGGGAAGTATCCTGCAGATGCTGGGTGAACTGGATAGTGTTGCTTCGCGGGAAACACTGCTTGCCTGGATGGTCAAGGGAGACGAGGTGGAACGAATGCATGCCTACGAAGGGCTGAATAAACTGGGAGATGAGCGGGCAAAGCCCCTGTTCCAACAGTTAAAGCAGGAAAAAGAACATGCCACTCAGAATGATAACACCCCAGATGAAAGCGTGTTTCAAAACCGGCACTGGTGGTGGCCCTGGAAGTAG
- a CDS encoding DUF1501 domain-containing protein, producing the protein MLSFCDHNHRNGRREFLRVGGLALGGLTLPGLMSLQAQAAGSGTLLKNKSVIFLFMHGGPSQIETFDPKMTAPSGIHSVTGEVATKIPGVTFGGTFPKLAQQADRMSIVRSYRSGDSRHDIKPIVHKDTLDANLGALYSRVVGANHPDNGMPTSAVLYPRAIDEKMMPAITKFGKFDSPGQMGSAYAPFVPGAGGDMQSNMTLSIPQNRLDDRRVLLTKLDRARWAAEKSDTFAASSELQQQAFDVILGGVSKAFDLSEEDPRVVARYDTAPLVRPETISKRWKNYQRYIDNAQSLGKLLLMARRLCEAGCGFVTITTNFVWDMHADNNNAGVAEGMDYMGVPFDHAVSAFLEDVHERGLSDDILLVCTGEMGRTPKLNSRGGRDHWGNLSPLMLSGGGLKMGQVIGQSDRHAGGPQTEPIERKDLVTSIMHTLFDLGELRITRGVPNEVVQVATAGDVIPGLF; encoded by the coding sequence ATGCTTTCATTCTGTGATCACAATCATCGAAACGGTCGGCGGGAATTCCTGCGCGTGGGCGGTCTGGCGCTGGGCGGGTTGACCCTGCCTGGTCTGATGTCGCTGCAGGCGCAGGCGGCGGGTTCGGGAACGCTGCTGAAGAACAAGTCGGTGATCTTCCTGTTCATGCACGGCGGTCCGAGCCAGATTGAGACGTTCGATCCCAAGATGACCGCACCGTCGGGCATTCACAGCGTGACAGGCGAGGTGGCGACGAAGATTCCCGGCGTGACGTTCGGAGGGACGTTTCCCAAGCTGGCGCAACAGGCCGACCGGATGTCGATCGTCCGCTCTTATCGTTCGGGGGACAGTCGTCACGACATCAAACCGATCGTGCACAAGGATACGCTCGATGCCAACCTGGGTGCGCTTTACTCCCGCGTGGTGGGGGCGAATCATCCTGATAACGGAATGCCCACGAGTGCGGTGCTCTATCCGCGTGCCATCGACGAAAAGATGATGCCGGCGATTACCAAGTTCGGCAAATTCGATTCCCCCGGGCAGATGGGAAGTGCGTATGCTCCGTTCGTGCCCGGAGCAGGGGGGGACATGCAGTCGAATATGACGCTGTCGATTCCGCAGAATCGCCTGGACGATCGAAGAGTGCTGTTAACGAAACTGGATCGCGCCCGCTGGGCGGCTGAGAAAAGTGATACGTTTGCCGCTTCGTCGGAGTTGCAGCAGCAGGCTTTTGATGTGATTCTCGGTGGCGTTTCCAAAGCCTTTGACTTGTCGGAGGAAGATCCCCGTGTTGTGGCACGCTACGATACGGCGCCGCTGGTTCGTCCTGAAACGATCAGCAAACGCTGGAAGAATTATCAGCGGTACATCGATAACGCACAGTCATTAGGAAAACTGCTGCTGATGGCGCGGCGTCTGTGCGAAGCGGGTTGCGGATTCGTGACGATCACCACGAATTTTGTGTGGGATATGCACGCGGACAATAACAATGCGGGCGTGGCTGAGGGCATGGACTACATGGGCGTCCCCTTCGATCACGCGGTCTCCGCGTTTCTGGAAGACGTGCACGAGCGGGGCCTGAGCGATGACATTCTGCTGGTCTGCACGGGTGAAATGGGACGGACTCCCAAACTCAACAGCCGCGGCGGCCGCGATCACTGGGGGAACCTGTCGCCTTTGATGCTGAGTGGCGGCGGCCTCAAGATGGGGCAGGTGATCGGTCAGTCAGACCGACACGCCGGCGGTCCGCAGACCGAGCCGATTGAGCGGAAAGACCTGGTGACCAGCATCATGCACACACTGTTCGACCTGGGCGAACTGCGGATTACGCGGGGCGTACCCAACGAAGTGGTGCAGGTCGCGACGGCCGGAGATGTGATTCCCGGACTGTTCTGA
- a CDS encoding PadR family transcriptional regulator — protein sequence MRIERELMRGAGPVAVLKLLEDGAKYGYELVESLSEQTGGVLNMGQSTLYPLLYNLESQGLIRPSWQAAENGRKRKYYSLTAKGKKRLANDTAQWIAVTSAMQSLGILSGAQPKLQGGEA from the coding sequence ATGCGAATCGAACGTGAACTGATGCGGGGTGCCGGGCCGGTGGCGGTTTTGAAGTTGCTGGAAGACGGAGCCAAATACGGTTATGAACTCGTGGAGTCGCTGTCGGAGCAGACGGGGGGCGTGCTCAACATGGGGCAGTCGACTCTTTATCCGTTGTTGTACAACCTGGAGTCCCAAGGATTGATTCGCCCCAGCTGGCAGGCAGCAGAGAACGGCCGCAAGCGGAAATACTATTCGCTGACCGCCAAAGGTAAGAAGCGGCTGGCGAACGATACGGCCCAGTGGATTGCCGTCACGAGTGCAATGCAGAGCCTGGGAATTCTGTCCGGCGCACAACCGAAGCTGCAGGGGGGTGAAGCATGA
- a CDS encoding PAS domain-containing sensor histidine kinase: MSRLNWHQAVLQNMIDAVIAVDRDQRIMLLNPAAERLLGHALQQILGQNFFETFTFATAESRAEIQNSLEMVLVTGEHAVIASQAPLTTKAGSPLQISGNISPIYEHPGRIMGALLVLYDPAAEMEQNLCSEDLLGFIEHAPIAVALFDNSMRYLAASRRWIDDYKLDCESLLGRSHYKVFPETPNHWRIAHQQGLSGATLRDEELFLRHDGSVKWDRWILMPWYESQNTIGGIIVLTEDITDRKHLEQENQDLLEQLVAAQKIESLGRLAGGIAHDFNNMLNVIQGHVGLALLDIDADHPIHQHLTEIRDAAERSTELTQQLLSFSSREEAEPRFIELNQSIEGMLRILKRLIAEEIDFVWEPETAGCIVKMDSSQIDQILANLCVNASDAISGIGTITLKTENRKFDHEFCKAHPEYLPGHFVMLSVSDTGPGIDPATQARIFEPFFTTKPQGKGTGLGLSTVAGIVKQNQGFVRVENQPGSGSTFQIFLPCRRDGKPIPHLEHATRAPVGTNEMILLIDDEPMLAKISREILLSLGYRVIIATSPRDAIQMMLDFKGTVDLLITDVVMPEMNGQELYHALQKLQPNLNVLYMSGYTLHIMAEQGITSEENSFLKKPFSRNELAVKVRQVLQQN; encoded by the coding sequence ATGAGTCGCTTGAACTGGCATCAGGCCGTCTTGCAGAACATGATTGATGCCGTGATCGCCGTTGACCGTGATCAGCGAATCATGTTGCTCAACCCCGCTGCGGAACGACTGCTCGGACATGCGCTCCAGCAGATTCTGGGACAGAATTTCTTCGAAACATTTACGTTCGCAACCGCAGAATCCCGAGCTGAAATCCAGAACTCTCTCGAAATGGTCCTGGTAACAGGCGAGCACGCCGTAATTGCCAGCCAGGCTCCTCTCACCACAAAAGCAGGTTCCCCTCTGCAAATCAGTGGCAACATCAGTCCCATCTATGAGCATCCCGGCAGGATCATGGGAGCACTGCTGGTCCTGTACGATCCCGCCGCCGAAATGGAGCAGAACCTTTGTTCCGAAGATCTGCTCGGTTTTATCGAGCATGCACCGATCGCTGTTGCTCTGTTCGATAACAGCATGCGCTATCTGGCAGCCAGTCGCCGCTGGATCGACGATTACAAACTCGATTGTGAAAGTCTCCTGGGCCGTTCGCATTACAAAGTCTTTCCCGAGACTCCTAATCATTGGAGAATTGCCCATCAGCAGGGACTCTCCGGAGCAACCCTGCGCGACGAAGAACTCTTCCTGCGGCATGATGGATCCGTCAAATGGGATCGCTGGATTCTGATGCCCTGGTATGAGTCGCAAAATACCATTGGCGGAATTATTGTCCTGACGGAAGACATTACCGACCGCAAACACCTGGAGCAGGAAAACCAGGATCTGCTCGAACAGCTGGTGGCAGCGCAGAAGATCGAATCCCTCGGCAGGCTCGCCGGAGGCATCGCCCACGACTTCAATAACATGCTGAACGTAATCCAGGGCCATGTCGGACTGGCGTTGCTCGACATCGATGCGGATCACCCCATCCATCAACACCTGACAGAAATTCGCGACGCAGCCGAGCGTTCCACCGAACTGACTCAGCAACTTTTGAGCTTCAGCAGTCGCGAGGAAGCCGAACCGAGGTTTATTGAACTCAATCAGTCGATTGAGGGTATGTTGCGCATTTTGAAACGCCTGATAGCTGAGGAAATCGACTTTGTCTGGGAGCCGGAAACAGCAGGCTGTATCGTCAAAATGGATTCCTCCCAGATCGATCAGATCCTGGCGAACCTCTGCGTGAATGCCAGTGACGCCATTTCCGGAATTGGCACCATTACCCTGAAAACAGAGAACAGGAAATTCGACCACGAATTCTGTAAAGCACATCCGGAGTACCTTCCCGGTCATTTTGTGATGCTTTCCGTTTCCGATACCGGACCCGGCATAGACCCGGCCACACAGGCTCGCATTTTTGAACCCTTCTTCACCACAAAGCCACAGGGAAAAGGAACCGGGCTCGGCCTGTCTACCGTCGCAGGAATTGTCAAACAGAACCAGGGATTCGTCCGCGTGGAAAATCAGCCCGGCAGTGGCTCGACGTTTCAAATCTTTCTCCCCTGTCGTCGCGACGGAAAACCGATCCCTCACCTCGAACACGCTACACGTGCTCCCGTCGGTACGAATGAAATGATCCTGCTGATCGACGACGAACCGATGCTCGCCAAAATCAGCCGGGAAATTCTGCTCTCGCTCGGCTATCGCGTGATCATCGCCACCAGTCCCCGGGACGCCATTCAGATGATGCTTGATTTTAAGGGAACGGTGGACTTGTTGATCACCGATGTGGTCATGCCCGAAATGAACGGCCAGGAACTTTATCACGCATTACAGAAACTCCAGCCAAATCTCAACGTCCTGTATATGTCCGGCTACACCTTGCACATCATGGCCGAACAAGGCATTACCAGCGAAGAGAACTCCTTCCTCAAAAAACCTTTCTCGCGCAACGAACTGGCCGTCAAAGTCAGACAGGTACTGCAACAGAACTGA
- a CDS encoding antibiotic biosynthesis monooxygenase family protein gives MITVGMNYQVIDGKQAEFEAKFAGVQQALQQAEGHTSSHLWQDVSDNASYMITSEWSDEQAFQDFIHSDAFRAVTNWGKEEILSDRPRHKIYKH, from the coding sequence ATGATTACAGTGGGAATGAACTACCAGGTGATTGATGGTAAGCAGGCTGAGTTCGAAGCGAAGTTTGCCGGTGTTCAGCAGGCGCTGCAACAGGCTGAGGGACATACCTCATCGCACTTGTGGCAGGATGTGAGCGACAACGCTTCCTACATGATTACCAGTGAATGGTCCGACGAACAGGCATTCCAGGATTTTATCCACAGCGATGCTTTTCGTGCGGTTACCAACTGGGGTAAGGAAGAGATTCTGTCAGATCGTCCGCGTCATAAAATCTACAAACACTGA
- a CDS encoding glycosyltransferase family 87 protein: MIRDLFDRYNKIWRAAFIVVGVIVSVIQFLRIARRPPGDFPLHWTSGHFIATGEFLYTRNINYPYPPFWGFVHSTLAWIPMEIAYLLVYPLFFVALYVLVRILNRLSEVHFPLGKNELFWMVTIAILLSSRYLIRDMLECGVNLGLVAAAWLSVYLWREKKELQGSLILGFAMALKCTPSLFWVWFILKREWKMAGLTFLAAACFTLSPMLKLGYAEYDRTVRHWVFNVMHGFKEKDPSKGIAGPVPIANMSLRITLARYLMHFPREHEGRMKTPLYVDFLNLSPVTAGRIISLSMLVFLIFIAWLFRRHYDDRSDERILWECAVLSILILLYSPVTWGQHCVGIFPGVYLLLRSSMSQKHFTKPLKVGIGLFVFLVLILNRAFIGKFYSELLGTYHTSTFLFLGIIGFLLSRHFRVTREKTAEASLQPAQEHAPVTA, translated from the coding sequence TTGATCAGAGATCTGTTTGACAGATATAACAAAATCTGGCGTGCTGCGTTTATCGTAGTGGGTGTGATTGTCTCCGTCATTCAGTTCCTGCGAATTGCCCGTCGCCCTCCAGGTGACTTTCCCTTGCATTGGACTTCGGGACATTTCATCGCCACTGGTGAGTTCCTCTATACCCGCAACATCAATTACCCGTATCCCCCGTTCTGGGGTTTCGTGCATTCCACGCTGGCGTGGATTCCGATGGAGATCGCGTACCTGCTGGTCTACCCCCTGTTCTTTGTGGCGCTGTATGTACTCGTCCGGATATTGAACCGCTTGAGCGAAGTGCATTTTCCGTTGGGGAAAAACGAACTGTTCTGGATGGTGACGATTGCGATTCTGCTCTCGAGCCGGTACCTGATTCGAGACATGCTGGAATGCGGTGTGAATCTGGGGCTGGTGGCTGCTGCCTGGCTGTCCGTTTATCTCTGGCGTGAAAAGAAGGAGCTGCAGGGGAGCTTGATTCTGGGATTCGCGATGGCGTTGAAATGTACGCCTTCCTTATTCTGGGTCTGGTTCATTCTCAAGCGGGAATGGAAAATGGCCGGGTTGACCTTCCTGGCAGCGGCCTGCTTTACATTATCTCCCATGCTCAAACTGGGGTATGCCGAATACGATCGCACGGTACGGCACTGGGTATTTAACGTGATGCACGGTTTTAAGGAAAAAGATCCTTCCAAAGGAATTGCCGGTCCGGTTCCAATCGCGAATATGTCTTTGCGAATCACACTTGCCCGTTACCTGATGCATTTCCCTAGAGAGCATGAAGGGCGGATGAAAACGCCGTTGTATGTGGACTTTCTGAATCTGTCTCCGGTGACGGCAGGACGGATCATCTCGCTGAGTATGCTGGTGTTTCTGATTTTTATTGCGTGGCTGTTCCGCAGGCATTACGACGACCGTTCGGATGAACGCATTCTCTGGGAATGTGCGGTGTTGTCGATCCTGATCCTGTTATATTCGCCGGTCACCTGGGGACAGCATTGCGTGGGCATTTTTCCGGGTGTCTATCTGCTGCTCCGCTCTTCCATGAGTCAGAAGCATTTTACGAAGCCGCTCAAGGTCGGCATCGGTCTGTTTGTGTTCCTGGTGCTGATTTTGAACCGCGCGTTTATCGGCAAGTTCTATAGTGAGCTGCTGGGAACTTACCATACCTCCACGTTTCTGTTTCTCGGCATCATCGGTTTTCTGCTTAGTCGCCATTTCCGTGTGACCCGGGAGAAAACAGCAGAAGCCTCGCTGCAACCGGCGCAAGAGCATGCACCGGTTACCGCTTGA
- a CDS encoding right-handed parallel beta-helix repeat-containing protein, translating to MNVFRFFLTSLMVCCLTCRTQADLNLYVKADAAPGGDGSQAKPFRQIEQARDAIRRSRQNGQLKVGAGATVHIQPGVYQITKSLEFNKTDSGTAEAPIVYRATQQGQTLIQGGIGLDPASFQPVTDAAILKRLPASARDKVRVCGLSLIAAGSFAELKRSYRGVPVGPWLYVNGAPMTLARWPNAAADHGGWASFSKVVDKGLPDPKAEDPEQRKLHPGAFIFDDPRPARWNLEDGVWLLGYWTHDWSDEVIRIADYDAKQKTIRLAAPHNYGIMGGTWGSKSRRFFALNVLEELDAPGEWYLDRKQKQLYFYPEQNQQASSIVLATLTQPLLKLQDAQYVRFENLNLEYGHSEGVSLKNTTGIELAGCVVANLASGGISVNGKQNTIRSCDLYHLGTRGIALYGGDRKQLTRADNRAINNHIHHYGLFQRTYAPGIYANDCGQIVQNNCIHDAPHNAVLYGGNENLFERNEIYRVVMETGDSGAFYTGRDWTSQGNILRHNFIHHLGGGDAEHVNTMGVYLDDCDSGDTVEGNVFYQTGRAIMIGGGRDNPILNNLVLDCPIGLHVDSRGMTWKQWNNPNEPSWQLEKKAEAMNYQSPPWSERYPHLAKIMQDSPREPLYNPILRNVFVNCSKEVAHLDGNVKKLLDKFEMQNNLAVNTRGTSPGIAMTNDLKGFTNLSGTPDKPIPLGLTENSQGKWELHQDPSLLTKEIGFEPIPFDKIGLYLDDFRRKLPE from the coding sequence ATGAACGTGTTTCGATTCTTTCTCACCAGTCTGATGGTCTGTTGTCTGACTTGCCGGACACAGGCAGATCTCAATTTGTATGTTAAAGCCGATGCTGCTCCCGGGGGCGATGGCAGTCAAGCGAAGCCGTTTCGTCAGATCGAGCAGGCACGCGATGCGATCCGCCGGTCTCGTCAGAATGGTCAGCTGAAAGTGGGTGCCGGGGCAACGGTCCACATCCAGCCCGGTGTGTATCAAATCACTAAATCGTTGGAATTCAATAAGACAGACAGCGGCACCGCCGAGGCGCCGATTGTCTATCGTGCGACTCAACAGGGCCAGACACTGATTCAGGGGGGCATCGGTCTCGATCCTGCATCATTTCAGCCGGTCACCGATGCTGCCATTCTCAAGCGCCTGCCTGCTTCCGCTCGCGATAAAGTCCGGGTCTGTGGTTTATCGTTAATCGCTGCCGGCTCTTTCGCGGAACTCAAACGTTCCTACCGGGGTGTCCCCGTCGGTCCCTGGCTGTATGTGAATGGCGCACCGATGACGCTCGCCCGCTGGCCGAATGCCGCTGCGGACCATGGTGGCTGGGCTTCCTTTTCCAAAGTCGTTGATAAAGGGCTGCCCGACCCCAAGGCCGAAGATCCGGAACAACGCAAACTGCACCCCGGTGCGTTCATCTTTGATGATCCCCGACCCGCCCGCTGGAACCTGGAAGATGGCGTCTGGCTGCTCGGTTACTGGACTCATGACTGGAGCGACGAAGTCATCCGGATCGCCGACTATGATGCAAAGCAGAAAACGATCCGGCTGGCAGCCCCTCATAACTATGGCATCATGGGTGGCACGTGGGGATCCAAATCACGTCGCTTCTTCGCGCTCAACGTTCTGGAGGAACTGGACGCACCCGGCGAATGGTATCTCGATCGTAAACAGAAGCAGCTTTATTTCTATCCTGAGCAAAATCAGCAAGCAAGTTCTATTGTCCTCGCGACGTTGACGCAGCCCCTGCTCAAACTGCAGGACGCACAGTATGTCCGCTTTGAGAACCTGAACCTGGAATACGGTCACTCGGAAGGGGTCTCGCTGAAGAACACCACCGGCATTGAACTCGCCGGGTGCGTGGTCGCGAACCTGGCCAGTGGCGGTATCTCCGTGAATGGTAAGCAGAACACGATCCGCAGCTGCGATCTGTACCACCTCGGAACACGCGGCATCGCCTTGTATGGAGGCGACCGTAAACAGCTCACACGCGCTGATAACCGTGCGATCAATAACCACATTCACCATTACGGTCTCTTTCAGCGGACCTATGCCCCGGGCATCTATGCGAATGACTGCGGACAGATCGTTCAGAACAACTGCATTCACGATGCCCCTCATAACGCGGTCCTGTATGGCGGCAATGAGAACCTGTTCGAACGGAATGAAATCTATCGCGTCGTCATGGAGACGGGTGACTCGGGCGCATTTTATACCGGTCGCGACTGGACCAGCCAGGGAAACATCCTGCGACACAACTTCATCCACCACCTCGGAGGCGGCGATGCAGAGCATGTCAACACAATGGGCGTCTACCTGGATGACTGCGACAGCGGCGACACGGTGGAAGGCAACGTGTTCTACCAGACCGGCCGAGCCATCATGATTGGCGGCGGTCGCGACAATCCCATTCTGAATAACCTGGTCCTCGACTGTCCGATCGGCCTGCACGTCGATTCCCGGGGCATGACCTGGAAACAGTGGAACAACCCTAATGAACCAAGCTGGCAGCTCGAAAAGAAAGCGGAAGCGATGAACTACCAGAGCCCGCCCTGGAGCGAACGCTATCCTCACCTCGCTAAAATCATGCAGGACTCGCCTCGTGAACCACTCTATAATCCGATCCTTCGGAACGTATTCGTGAACTGCTCAAAGGAAGTCGCACATCTGGACGGCAACGTAAAGAAGCTACTCGACAAGTTCGAAATGCAAAACAATCTGGCCGTGAATACGCGTGGCACATCACCGGGTATCGCCATGACCAACGATCTCAAAGGCTTCACCAACCTGAGCGGGACCCCTGACAAACCCATTCCACTGGGCCTGACAGAAAATTCACAAGGTAAATGGGAACTGCACCAGGACCCCTCCCTGCTGACGAAAGAGATCGGCTTTGAGCCGATTCCTTTTGACAAAATCGGGCTTTATCTGGATGACTTTCGTCGGAAACTGCCAGAGTAA
- a CDS encoding ARPP-2 domain-containing protein, protein MKPEDLQQTISLKGLTLAPSQVLGGVRLAPVIRKQVREDLRLTRRPYHEDVAAVQLDQKTAYYSYIPHAFIADWSNDGSPAVAYGTQLRRLQKRQKNSDGRVHDLGFMTARVMKKMRKREDRKRLRFLPMDLSLEGFLSLHFGGPDVIWEEYSRAAIRDGLSPRCEMSVPGRWIKGLEDALRVFEIHENQVGSLVFVGDALASAFIVPHPDDYRDLHETLLTDDYGELLYFYGLYAQENRLHPADINAKRVASLEDLRREVKRVRGDWSTLHTLMSDNLLDCPVHNEMVYKMGPFQLQRFMTELNPKAENHIGEAIVRKNGTLEYLKSYRLSAAQCRRAYLLMQLADSNWSVEACAEKLSCTTHELIYRLEKAGFGHLFHQHVHDKVQSMLRNDPW, encoded by the coding sequence ATGAAACCTGAAGATCTGCAGCAGACGATTTCGCTGAAAGGACTGACTCTCGCTCCGTCACAAGTTCTGGGAGGAGTCCGTCTGGCGCCCGTGATACGTAAACAGGTTCGTGAAGATCTCCGTTTGACGCGACGTCCTTACCACGAGGATGTTGCCGCTGTTCAACTTGATCAGAAAACGGCATATTACTCCTACATTCCACATGCATTTATCGCGGACTGGTCGAACGATGGATCACCGGCTGTCGCCTACGGTACACAGCTACGCCGTCTGCAGAAAAGGCAGAAAAACAGCGATGGCCGGGTTCATGACCTGGGCTTCATGACGGCAAGGGTCATGAAAAAAATGCGAAAGCGGGAAGACCGCAAGCGATTGCGGTTTCTTCCGATGGATCTTTCACTCGAAGGATTTCTTTCGCTCCATTTTGGTGGACCGGATGTGATCTGGGAAGAATACTCGCGCGCAGCAATCCGCGATGGTTTGAGCCCGCGTTGTGAGATGTCGGTTCCCGGCCGCTGGATTAAAGGGCTGGAAGATGCCCTCCGTGTCTTCGAAATTCATGAGAATCAGGTTGGTTCACTGGTCTTTGTGGGAGATGCCCTGGCGTCTGCCTTTATCGTACCTCATCCGGATGATTATCGTGATCTGCATGAAACACTGTTGACTGATGATTACGGTGAGCTGCTCTATTTCTACGGACTTTACGCACAGGAAAACCGGTTACATCCAGCGGACATCAATGCCAAGCGGGTGGCGTCACTGGAAGACCTGCGTCGAGAAGTCAAGCGTGTGCGTGGCGACTGGTCAACGCTGCACACACTGATGTCTGATAATCTGCTGGATTGTCCGGTCCACAATGAAATGGTTTACAAGATGGGCCCCTTCCAGTTGCAGCGGTTCATGACGGAATTGAATCCGAAGGCGGAAAACCACATCGGGGAAGCCATCGTCCGCAAGAATGGAACGTTGGAATATTTGAAATCGTATCGACTCTCTGCCGCCCAGTGCCGACGTGCTTATCTGCTGATGCAGCTCGCTGACAGCAACTGGTCTGTCGAGGCCTGTGCTGAAAAACTGAGTTGCACAACTCACGAATTGATTTACCGTCTGGAAAAAGCGGGCTTCGGCCACCTGTTCCATCAGCATGTGCATGACAAAGTTCAGAGCATGCTGCGAAATGACCCCTGGTAA